In Streptomyces sp. SN-593, a single genomic region encodes these proteins:
- a CDS encoding primary-amine oxidase translates to MTTATPPPLPRDDAGPVPDAPGDARAYDAHALAGALASPRPQEITACAALLRREGLLGPDTHLSYFGLDEQDKRELLAGATAPRRFRALLVDLRTGRSHDAVVCPGEDRVVSARLLEPATDGHVPVVLAEFGLVEEIVHRDERWLAAMRRRGLTDVRQLRVNPLSAGVAGPGEDGRRLQRCFTFLQKTPDDLGWAHPVDGVTVVVDVVTREVLDVTDHALLPVPQEDGNFHDPGWVGQPARPGLKPIEITQPQGPSFTIDDDGVINWLGWTLQVGFDQREGLVLRNVALDDAGRRRPVLYRASIAEMVVPYGDPSPQRWFQNFFDCGEYLLGGFANSLELGCDCVGDITYLDAVLAAADGGVHVVPQAICIHEEDTGILWKHSDGWNGSTQSRRNRRLVISFFVTVGNYDYGFYWYLSLDGAIELEVKATGVVFTSGYPGPGYAYASELAPGLGAPYHQHLFSARLDMAVDGTGNAVDEVESAAVPRGPGNPTGTGFTQTVTRLRTESGAQRLADTTRNRSWVVTNPSVANRLGNPVGYQLHPEGRPVLLADADSDIHRRAAYATRHLWVTPYAPDERYPAGDLVNMHPGGGGLPRWTAADRSVDDTDIVLWHTFGLTHFPRPEDWPVMPVDSAGFALKPYGFFDRNPTLDIPASGGAHCHAGGPGPDTCHDPHAGHGHAHLDPRTPQGKAGA, encoded by the coding sequence GTGACCACAGCAACGCCACCACCCCTCCCCCGCGACGACGCCGGCCCTGTCCCCGACGCCCCCGGCGACGCCCGCGCCTACGACGCGCACGCCCTGGCCGGCGCCCTCGCCTCGCCGCGCCCGCAGGAGATCACCGCGTGCGCCGCGCTCCTGCGGCGCGAGGGCCTGCTCGGCCCGGACACCCACCTGTCCTACTTCGGCCTCGACGAGCAGGACAAGCGCGAGCTGCTGGCCGGCGCGACAGCGCCGCGCCGCTTCCGCGCCCTGCTGGTCGACCTGCGCACCGGCCGGTCGCACGACGCCGTCGTCTGCCCCGGCGAGGACCGGGTCGTCTCCGCCCGCCTGCTGGAGCCGGCCACCGACGGCCACGTCCCGGTGGTGCTCGCCGAGTTCGGGCTCGTGGAGGAGATCGTGCACCGCGACGAGCGGTGGCTCGCCGCCATGCGCAGGCGCGGCCTGACCGACGTCCGGCAGTTGCGGGTCAACCCGCTGTCGGCCGGCGTCGCCGGCCCGGGCGAGGACGGCCGCCGCCTTCAGCGCTGCTTCACCTTCCTGCAGAAGACCCCGGACGACCTCGGCTGGGCGCACCCGGTGGACGGCGTCACGGTCGTGGTGGACGTCGTCACCCGCGAGGTGCTCGACGTCACCGACCACGCGCTGCTGCCGGTGCCGCAGGAGGACGGCAACTTCCACGACCCCGGATGGGTCGGACAGCCGGCCAGGCCCGGGCTGAAGCCGATCGAGATCACCCAGCCGCAGGGCCCGAGCTTCACCATCGACGACGACGGCGTCATCAACTGGCTCGGCTGGACCCTCCAGGTCGGCTTCGACCAGCGCGAGGGCCTGGTGCTGCGCAACGTCGCCCTCGACGACGCGGGACGGCGCCGCCCGGTGCTGTACCGCGCCTCCATAGCCGAGATGGTCGTGCCCTACGGCGACCCGAGCCCGCAGCGCTGGTTCCAGAACTTCTTCGACTGCGGCGAGTACCTGCTCGGCGGCTTCGCCAACTCCCTTGAGCTGGGCTGCGACTGCGTCGGCGACATCACCTACCTCGACGCGGTACTGGCCGCCGCCGACGGCGGCGTCCACGTCGTGCCGCAGGCGATCTGCATCCACGAGGAGGACACCGGCATCCTGTGGAAGCACTCCGACGGCTGGAACGGCTCCACGCAGTCGCGCCGCAACCGGCGCCTGGTGATCTCCTTCTTCGTCACCGTCGGCAACTACGACTACGGCTTCTACTGGTACCTCTCGCTCGACGGCGCCATCGAGCTGGAGGTCAAGGCCACCGGTGTCGTCTTCACCTCCGGCTACCCGGGTCCCGGGTACGCCTACGCCTCCGAACTGGCCCCCGGTCTCGGCGCGCCCTACCACCAGCACCTGTTCAGCGCCCGGCTGGACATGGCGGTGGACGGCACCGGCAACGCGGTCGACGAGGTGGAGTCCGCCGCGGTGCCGCGCGGCCCCGGCAACCCCACCGGCACCGGGTTCACCCAGACCGTGACCCGGCTGCGCACCGAGTCCGGCGCGCAGCGCCTGGCCGACACCACCCGCAACCGGTCGTGGGTGGTGACCAACCCGTCGGTCGCCAACCGGCTCGGCAACCCGGTCGGCTACCAGCTCCACCCGGAGGGCCGGCCGGTGCTGCTGGCCGACGCCGACTCCGACATCCACCGGCGCGCCGCGTACGCCACCCGCCACCTGTGGGTGACGCCCTACGCGCCGGACGAGCGCTACCCGGCCGGGGACCTGGTCAACATGCACCCGGGCGGCGGCGGACTGCCGCGGTGGACGGCCGCCGACCGGTCCGTGGACGACACCGACATCGTGCTGTGGCACACCTTCGGGCTGACCCACTTCCCGCGTCCCGAGGACTGGCCGGTGATGCCGGTCGACTCCGCGGGCTTCGCGCTCAAGCCGTACGGCTTCTTCGACCGCAACCCGACGCTCGACATCCCGGCCTCCGGCGGCGCCCACTGCCACGCCGGCGGCCCCGGCCCGGACACCTGCCACGACCCGCACGCCGGGCACGGCCACGCCCACCTCGACCCCCGCACCCCCCAGGGAAAGGCCGGCGCATGA
- a CDS encoding GntR family transcriptional regulator: MSTDHISARRPGPAGTAAGGQPAPAPAVPAAVPVPAAVLPGPAPTPATALAGGYPEPLWMQAKAALEHRIAVGEVKPGSRLPPERELCRMLGISRVTLRKALTALVEDGVLRAAQGRGWYVAAVERKEWPNTLESFSETARRMGLVATSEVLRRETGPASFDEAEAFQIAPGTPLYRLERVRMLDGVPIAVDRSLLPADVAAGFDAVDFTACSLYDTIAAAGFELAQADTTIEARPADAALAGHLAIAAGTPVLDMRQIVRDRAQRPLLSSSIRYAGDRYRLRTSFMRSSG, encoded by the coding sequence ATGAGCACCGATCACATCAGCGCCCGACGGCCCGGCCCGGCGGGAACAGCGGCGGGGGGCCAGCCGGCACCTGCGCCCGCCGTGCCGGCCGCCGTCCCGGTACCGGCCGCCGTACTCCCCGGACCGGCCCCGACGCCGGCGACGGCGCTGGCCGGCGGTTACCCCGAACCGCTGTGGATGCAGGCGAAGGCCGCCCTGGAGCACCGGATCGCCGTCGGCGAGGTCAAGCCCGGCTCCCGGCTGCCCCCGGAGCGCGAGCTGTGCCGGATGCTGGGCATCTCGCGGGTCACCCTGCGCAAGGCGCTCACCGCGCTCGTCGAGGACGGGGTGCTGCGCGCCGCGCAGGGCCGGGGCTGGTACGTCGCCGCCGTCGAGCGCAAGGAGTGGCCCAACACCCTGGAGTCGTTCTCCGAGACCGCCCGCCGGATGGGCCTGGTGGCGACCTCCGAGGTGCTGCGCCGCGAGACCGGACCGGCCAGCTTCGACGAGGCGGAGGCGTTCCAGATCGCCCCCGGCACCCCGCTGTACCGGCTCGAACGCGTCCGCATGCTCGACGGGGTGCCGATCGCGGTCGACCGCTCGCTGCTGCCCGCCGACGTGGCCGCCGGCTTCGACGCCGTCGACTTCACCGCCTGCTCGCTCTACGACACGATCGCCGCCGCGGGCTTCGAACTGGCACAGGCCGACACCACCATCGAGGCCCGCCCCGCCGACGCCGCGCTCGCCGGCCACCTCGCCATCGCGGCCGGCACCCCCGTCCTCGACATGCGGCAGATCGTCCGCGACCGCGCGCAGCGGCCGCTGCTGTCCTCGTCGATCCGCTACGCCGGCGACCGCTACCGCCTGCGCACCTCCTTCATGCGCAGCTCCGGCTGA
- a CDS encoding ABC transporter substrate-binding protein has product MTTSPSPLASGMTRRGLLAGALAGAGTLALSACQPSGGSSSGGDAMLTVAAQSDNLTRVFNPYLANTAQGLTYTPQGSGGFIYEPLVQINTVNIGHDLPWLAKSWRWSDGNRTLTMELRSGVKWTDGEPFSADDVVFTYTMLKKNSGLNLLGVDITSVTAPSPTQVVFTFPEPSEQFFTNVVSAPIVSEHIWSKVKDPTKYTDDSPVGTGPFKLDEFSAQSFTLVRNEDYWQPKAQIKALRFVAYKDNESMTNALVQGLADWGGTYIANADKTYLSRSKHNNYWAPLAGTDGLIPNLERWPLSDIAVRRAISLGVNRKQVGAASASPPATSVTGLPMPAYTGSIAPQYKGVDFTQDVAKAHQTLTDAGYAKGGDGYYHKGGKRVEFSVTFPSAYTDIASRVQVLVSQLKDIGIKLTIDTTTVTDINTRTGKGDFDSTMGYPVDSAPRAFSYYNDTINPNLYYPIGKATPTFQNIERFQNAEAAQLFKEYPKATTDAQRQQILDGIEKIFVENLPWIPMFYWGSYGNWSTAKATGFPSPQDPYFSPVPNPVVALRLKPV; this is encoded by the coding sequence GTGACCACTTCACCGTCGCCCCTCGCGTCCGGCATGACGAGACGCGGCCTCCTCGCCGGCGCCCTGGCGGGCGCGGGCACGCTCGCCCTGTCCGCCTGCCAGCCGTCGGGCGGCAGCAGCTCGGGCGGTGACGCCATGCTGACCGTCGCCGCCCAGTCCGACAACCTCACCCGTGTCTTCAACCCCTACCTGGCCAACACCGCGCAGGGCCTGACCTACACCCCCCAGGGCTCGGGCGGCTTCATCTACGAGCCGCTGGTGCAGATCAACACCGTGAACATCGGCCACGACCTGCCGTGGCTGGCGAAGTCCTGGCGCTGGTCGGACGGCAACCGGACGCTCACGATGGAGCTCCGGTCCGGCGTGAAGTGGACCGACGGCGAGCCGTTCTCCGCCGACGACGTGGTGTTCACCTACACGATGCTGAAGAAGAACTCCGGGCTGAACCTGCTCGGCGTGGACATCACCTCGGTCACCGCGCCCAGCCCCACGCAGGTGGTCTTCACCTTTCCCGAGCCGTCGGAGCAGTTCTTCACCAACGTGGTGTCCGCGCCGATCGTCTCCGAGCACATCTGGTCGAAGGTCAAGGACCCGACGAAGTACACCGACGACAGCCCGGTCGGCACCGGCCCGTTCAAGCTCGACGAGTTCTCCGCGCAGTCCTTCACGCTGGTCCGCAACGAGGACTACTGGCAGCCCAAGGCGCAGATCAAGGCGCTGCGGTTCGTGGCGTACAAGGACAACGAGAGCATGACCAACGCGCTCGTGCAGGGTCTCGCGGACTGGGGCGGGACGTACATCGCCAACGCCGACAAGACGTACCTCAGCCGCAGCAAGCACAACAACTACTGGGCGCCGCTGGCCGGCACGGACGGCCTGATCCCCAACCTGGAGCGCTGGCCGCTGAGCGACATCGCGGTGCGGCGGGCGATCAGCCTCGGGGTTAACCGCAAGCAGGTCGGCGCGGCGAGCGCGTCACCGCCGGCCACCAGCGTCACCGGGCTGCCCATGCCGGCGTACACCGGCTCCATCGCCCCGCAGTACAAGGGCGTCGACTTCACCCAGGACGTGGCCAAGGCGCACCAGACGCTGACCGACGCCGGCTACGCGAAGGGCGGCGACGGCTACTACCACAAGGGCGGCAAGCGGGTGGAGTTCTCGGTGACCTTCCCGTCGGCCTACACCGACATCGCCTCCCGGGTGCAGGTGCTGGTCTCGCAGCTCAAGGACATCGGCATCAAGCTCACCATCGACACCACGACGGTGACGGACATCAACACCCGTACCGGCAAGGGCGACTTCGACTCCACGATGGGCTACCCGGTGGACTCCGCGCCGCGCGCCTTCTCGTACTACAACGACACGATCAACCCCAACCTGTACTACCCGATCGGCAAGGCGACGCCGACCTTCCAGAACATCGAGCGCTTCCAGAACGCGGAGGCGGCGCAGTTGTTCAAGGAGTACCCGAAGGCGACGACGGACGCGCAGCGGCAGCAGATCCTGGACGGGATCGAGAAGATCTTCGTGGAGAACCTGCCGTGGATCCCGATGTTCTACTGGGGCAGCTACGGCAACTGGAGCACCGCGAAGGCGACCGGCTTCCCCTCGCCGCAGGACCCCTACTTCAGCCCGGTGCCCAACCCGGTGGTCGCGCTGCGGCTGAAGCCGGTCTGA
- a CDS encoding ThuA domain-containing protein — protein MSHLTTPRAMVVVNGDDIHHDLLNAAGVFQQLGTEAGFATRRAMGTSRFVDPRPETAEADVYLLYTAGGHFATEQQQALAAAVRAGKGLVGVHGANIMGRRGDGLDPADRPLFELLGNRYLSHGPGHHEGRHTVEIVADHPVTAGVADFDLFDEYYEFELADGDVTVLAQRHRADGVAVPVLYVREVGAGRVVYLALGHDMRSWGEPPVRALVRQALVWAAGRD, from the coding sequence ATGTCCCACCTGACGACGCCGAGAGCCATGGTCGTCGTGAACGGCGACGACATCCACCACGACCTGCTAAATGCCGCCGGCGTCTTCCAACAGCTCGGTACCGAGGCCGGGTTCGCCACCCGCCGGGCGATGGGCACCAGCAGGTTCGTCGACCCGCGGCCGGAGACGGCCGAGGCGGACGTCTACCTGCTGTACACCGCCGGCGGGCACTTCGCGACGGAGCAGCAGCAGGCGCTGGCCGCCGCGGTGCGGGCGGGCAAGGGGCTGGTCGGGGTGCACGGCGCCAACATCATGGGCCGGCGCGGCGACGGGTTGGACCCGGCGGACCGCCCGCTGTTCGAGCTGCTCGGCAACCGCTACCTCTCGCACGGGCCCGGCCACCACGAGGGCCGGCACACCGTGGAGATCGTCGCCGACCACCCGGTGACCGCCGGCGTGGCGGACTTCGACCTCTTCGACGAGTACTACGAGTTCGAGCTGGCCGACGGGGACGTGACGGTGCTCGCGCAGCGGCACCGGGCGGACGGCGTCGCCGTGCCGGTGCTGTACGTCCGCGAGGTCGGCGCGGGACGGGTGGTCTACCTGGCGCTCGGCCACGACATGCGGTCGTGGGGCGAGCCGCCGGTACGCGCCCTGGTCCGGCAGGCGCTGGTGTGGGCGGCCGGCCGTGACTGA
- a CDS encoding ABC transporter ATP-binding protein — MVLDVRDLRVEYVGEGGRTPAVSDVSFTLRRGEVLGIAGESGSGKSTLAYAITRLHKPPAEITHGEVRYTAPDGRTADVLAMDDAELRDFRWEELSIVFQSAMHALNPVLRIGTQIEDVIVAHRPKLDARERAARVVELLGIVGIPADRAGSYPHELSGGMRQRAMIAVGLALDPEIIVMDEPTTALDVVIQRQIIEKIMELKDRLGFSVVFITHDLSLLIELSDTIAVMYGGKVVETAPAGDFYRDPQHPYSRGLLASFPTLGGPKRELTGIPGSPPDLRRLPSGCAFRPRCPHAFDACAAQVPPLYQVGGPGGGALAACLLHADPHAEPDPNSATDPNELATGETR; from the coding sequence GTGGTGCTGGACGTCCGCGACCTGCGGGTGGAGTACGTGGGCGAGGGCGGCCGCACCCCGGCGGTCAGCGACGTGTCCTTCACGCTGCGGCGCGGCGAGGTGCTCGGCATCGCCGGCGAGTCCGGCTCGGGGAAGTCCACCCTCGCCTACGCCATCACCCGGCTGCACAAGCCGCCGGCCGAGATCACCCACGGCGAGGTCCGCTACACCGCCCCGGACGGCCGCACCGCCGACGTCCTGGCCATGGACGACGCCGAACTGCGCGACTTCCGCTGGGAGGAGCTGTCCATCGTCTTCCAGTCCGCGATGCACGCGCTCAACCCCGTGCTGCGGATCGGCACGCAGATCGAGGACGTCATCGTGGCGCACCGGCCGAAGCTGGACGCGCGCGAACGTGCAGCCCGTGTCGTGGAGTTGCTCGGCATCGTCGGCATCCCGGCCGACCGCGCCGGCTCCTACCCGCACGAACTGTCCGGCGGGATGCGGCAGCGCGCGATGATCGCCGTCGGCCTCGCGCTGGACCCCGAGATCATCGTGATGGACGAGCCGACCACCGCGCTCGACGTGGTGATCCAGCGTCAGATCATCGAGAAGATCATGGAGTTGAAGGACCGGCTCGGCTTCTCGGTCGTCTTCATCACGCACGACCTGTCGCTGCTGATCGAACTCTCCGACACCATCGCGGTGATGTACGGGGGCAAGGTCGTGGAGACCGCGCCGGCCGGCGACTTCTACCGCGACCCGCAGCACCCCTACAGCCGCGGCCTGCTGGCGTCCTTCCCGACCCTCGGCGGCCCGAAGCGGGAACTGACCGGCATCCCCGGCTCCCCGCCCGACCTGCGGCGCCTCCCGTCGGGCTGCGCGTTCCGCCCCCGCTGCCCGCACGCCTTCGACGCCTGCGCCGCGCAGGTGCCGCCGCTGTACCAGGTGGGCGGCCCCGGCGGCGGCGCGCTCGCGGCCTGCCTGCTGCACGCGGACCCGCACGCCGAGCCCGACCCGAATTCCGCGACCGACCCGAACGAGCTGGCGACAGGTGAGACCCGATGA
- a CDS encoding sugar phosphate isomerase/epimerase family protein translates to MPPAIGVMMYTVLDQARADLEGTLARLAGIGFLGVETYGLVEHFGPSRVRDAIASAGLTLTSAHTPFPAGPDAQRLLDQNEELGAEVLVWSMEREEFDSPEAIRHGVRRVNEAAERAAERGMRIAYHNHFAEFSRSFDGRSAYDLLLDLLDDRVLVELDAYWAVMGGADPARVLAGLGGRARFVHVKDGPAVSYEEDVMVPIGEGRIDWARTLGAAVPGPRWHLVELERLHVDTFEALRRSYAHLVGAGISRGAAAPAGTEER, encoded by the coding sequence GTGCCGCCCGCCATCGGCGTGATGATGTACACCGTGCTCGACCAGGCGCGGGCCGACCTGGAGGGCACCCTCGCCCGGCTGGCCGGCATCGGGTTCCTGGGCGTCGAGACCTACGGCCTGGTGGAGCACTTCGGGCCGTCCCGGGTCAGGGACGCCATCGCGTCGGCCGGGCTCACCCTGACCAGCGCGCACACCCCCTTCCCGGCCGGACCGGACGCGCAGCGGCTGCTGGACCAGAACGAGGAGCTCGGCGCCGAGGTCCTGGTGTGGAGCATGGAGCGCGAGGAGTTCGACTCCCCCGAGGCGATCCGGCACGGCGTACGGCGGGTCAACGAGGCCGCCGAGCGGGCGGCCGAGCGCGGCATGCGGATCGCCTACCACAACCACTTCGCCGAGTTCTCCCGGAGCTTCGACGGCCGGTCGGCGTACGACCTGCTGCTGGACCTGCTCGACGACCGGGTGCTGGTCGAACTCGACGCCTACTGGGCGGTGATGGGCGGCGCAGACCCGGCGCGGGTGCTGGCCGGCCTCGGCGGGCGGGCGCGGTTCGTGCACGTCAAGGACGGCCCCGCCGTCTCCTACGAGGAGGACGTGATGGTGCCCATCGGCGAGGGCCGGATCGACTGGGCCCGCACCCTGGGCGCCGCGGTGCCCGGGCCCCGGTGGCACCTGGTGGAGCTGGAGCGGCTGCACGTGGACACGTTCGAGGCGCTGCGCCGCTCCTACGCCCATCTGGTCGGCGCCGGGATCTCCCGCGGCGCGGCGGCCCCGGCGGGCACGGAGGAGCGGTGA
- a CDS encoding ABC transporter ATP-binding protein: MSGEATARAATDPGATGAAAERPVLEALHVTKHFPVRGGLPVRGGGRKVVHAVEDVSLSLYAGRITALVGESGSGKSTLARLLAQLHPLTGGEVRLHGEPVGALRGRAFRDHVRKVQLILQDPFGSFNPVATIAGTLGRAVALHHRGKRGKERTAVIDDLLTRINLVPPAQFTAKYPHELSGGQLQRLSIARALAADPEVFLADEPVSSLDVSIRLGILNLLRRLTEERNAAMLYVTHDIASARYFATDTAVMYAGQVVESGPSEAVTQQAAHPYTQLLIASAPDPSRAGADRVRDIGQPPSLIDPPSGCRFHPRCPYAMERCGSQVPGPFTLSPGHVAHCWLYADDDEARTRRAANAEAVARLTTPAAGPATAKGPTPAKTPTPQHPPAAPPSDTSGSPDAPGSPGSPDTPAS; the protein is encoded by the coding sequence ATGAGCGGTGAGGCAACGGCCCGAGCGGCCACCGACCCCGGCGCCACAGGCGCGGCCGCCGAGCGGCCCGTCCTGGAGGCCCTCCACGTCACGAAGCACTTCCCGGTACGCGGCGGGCTGCCGGTGCGCGGCGGCGGCCGCAAGGTCGTGCACGCCGTCGAGGACGTGTCCCTGAGCCTGTACGCGGGCCGGATCACCGCGCTGGTCGGCGAGTCCGGCTCCGGCAAGTCCACCCTCGCCCGGCTGCTGGCGCAGCTCCACCCGCTCACCGGCGGGGAGGTGCGGCTGCACGGCGAACCGGTCGGGGCCCTGCGCGGCCGGGCCTTCCGCGACCACGTCCGCAAGGTCCAGCTCATCCTCCAGGACCCGTTCGGGTCGTTCAACCCGGTCGCCACGATCGCGGGCACGCTGGGGCGCGCGGTCGCGCTGCACCACAGGGGCAAGCGCGGCAAGGAGCGCACCGCCGTCATCGACGACCTGCTGACCCGGATCAACCTGGTGCCGCCGGCGCAGTTCACCGCGAAGTACCCGCACGAACTGTCCGGCGGGCAGTTGCAGCGGCTGTCGATCGCCCGGGCGCTGGCGGCCGACCCGGAGGTGTTCCTCGCCGACGAACCGGTCTCCAGCCTGGACGTGTCGATCCGGCTGGGCATCCTCAACCTGCTGCGCCGCCTCACCGAGGAGCGCAACGCGGCGATGCTCTACGTCACCCACGACATCGCCTCCGCCCGCTACTTCGCCACCGACACGGCGGTGATGTACGCCGGGCAGGTGGTCGAGAGCGGCCCGTCGGAGGCGGTGACGCAGCAGGCGGCGCACCCGTACACGCAGTTGCTGATCGCCTCGGCGCCCGACCCGTCGCGGGCCGGGGCCGACCGGGTCCGGGACATCGGGCAACCGCCCAGCCTCATCGACCCGCCGTCCGGGTGCCGCTTCCACCCGCGCTGCCCGTACGCGATGGAGCGCTGCGGCAGCCAGGTGCCGGGCCCCTTCACGCTCTCCCCCGGCCACGTCGCCCACTGCTGGCTGTACGCCGACGACGACGAGGCCCGCACGCGGCGGGCCGCCAACGCCGAGGCCGTCGCACGGCTGACCACCCCCGCGGCCGGGCCGGCCACCGCGAAGGGCCCGACGCCCGCGAAGACTCCGACGCCCCAACACCCGCCGGCCGCCCCGCCCTCCGACACGTCCGGCTCCCCCGATGCCCCCGGCTCCCCCGGCTCCCCCGACACACCGGCCTCCTGA
- a CDS encoding Gfo/Idh/MocA family protein: protein MIGVGLIGSGFIGDTYADALQDVRNATLVAACSRDLARAAALAAKWAPPHARAYDDAAALCADPDVDLVVVAVPNEAHLDAVRAAAAAGKGVVCTKPLARTGAEAAAVLNVVRAAGVWHGYAESSVFSPNIAKAHDMVAAGAIGDLLTMRAREAHSGPHAPHFWDTRTAGGGALLDMGCHTVESARHFFGKDNPIVEVFAWGATLAHAERTTGEDTAIALLKFAGGQLATVESSWIEKGGMQLRHELVGSAGRLVTDTSATPVWGFIERPAGYLVEKADADTGWVYPVPEEARAYGFSQQMRHFVDCFARGEAPRETFEDGVVVNHVLDACYASMRSGTWEKVPHPAALAPKAQAPA from the coding sequence GTGATCGGCGTCGGACTCATAGGTTCGGGATTCATCGGCGACACATACGCGGACGCGCTCCAGGACGTGCGGAACGCGACCCTGGTGGCGGCCTGTTCGCGCGACCTCGCGCGCGCCGCCGCACTGGCCGCCAAGTGGGCGCCGCCGCACGCCCGCGCGTACGACGACGCGGCCGCCCTGTGCGCCGACCCGGACGTCGATCTGGTGGTCGTCGCGGTGCCCAACGAGGCGCACCTGGACGCGGTCAGGGCGGCCGCGGCCGCCGGCAAGGGCGTGGTGTGCACCAAACCGCTGGCCCGCACCGGCGCCGAGGCGGCGGCCGTCCTGAACGTCGTCCGGGCGGCCGGCGTCTGGCACGGCTACGCCGAGAGCTCGGTCTTCTCGCCGAACATCGCCAAGGCCCACGACATGGTCGCCGCCGGCGCGATCGGCGACCTGCTCACCATGCGGGCGCGCGAGGCCCACTCCGGGCCGCACGCCCCGCACTTCTGGGACACGCGGACCGCCGGCGGGGGCGCCCTGCTCGACATGGGGTGCCACACCGTGGAGTCGGCCCGGCACTTCTTCGGCAAGGACAACCCGATCGTCGAGGTCTTCGCGTGGGGCGCCACGCTCGCCCACGCGGAGCGCACCACCGGCGAGGACACCGCGATCGCGCTGCTGAAGTTCGCCGGCGGCCAGCTCGCCACCGTGGAGTCGTCGTGGATCGAGAAGGGCGGCATGCAACTGCGGCACGAACTCGTCGGCAGCGCCGGCCGCCTGGTCACCGACACCTCCGCGACGCCGGTGTGGGGCTTCATCGAGCGCCCGGCCGGCTACCTGGTCGAGAAGGCCGACGCCGACACCGGCTGGGTCTACCCGGTGCCCGAGGAGGCCCGCGCCTACGGCTTCAGCCAGCAGATGCGGCACTTCGTCGACTGCTTCGCCCGCGGCGAGGCGCCGCGCGAGACCTTCGAGGACGGCGTGGTCGTCAACCACGTGCTCGACGCCTGCTACGCCTCGATGCGCTCCGGCACCTGGGAGAAGGTCCCGCACCCGGCGGCCCTCGCCCCGAAGGCCCAGGCCCCGGCATGA
- a CDS encoding NAD-dependent epimerase/dehydratase family protein, which translates to MRVLFLGGAGMIGSAAAARAAAEGAEVTVVTRSEPVRPVADGVRRLRADVRDAAALGSVLGGAEFDAIVNWVGFTPDDVRAHPRLFTDRTGQYVFISTCSVFGRPVPQLPITESSPRRQPVFGYARDKIACELLLEEEYRASGFPLTIVRPFHTYDRTVVPVLAGWTAVERMRAGRPVVVHGDGTSLWSLTHSADFARAFVPLLGLDHAIGESVNVVSGDILTWDQIHLALAAAAGVRAPVLRHRSSESIAVHVPGWGEVLEHDFRHSMLFDTSKLRSLVPGFAPRVSFAQGAREVLAHYDAHPELKSVDAALSRAFDALLED; encoded by the coding sequence ATGAGGGTCCTGTTCCTCGGCGGTGCCGGGATGATCGGTTCCGCGGCGGCGGCGCGGGCGGCGGCCGAGGGCGCCGAGGTGACGGTGGTGACCCGGTCGGAGCCGGTGCGCCCGGTCGCCGACGGCGTGCGGCGGCTGCGGGCGGACGTGCGCGACGCCGCGGCGCTCGGATCGGTGCTGGGCGGTGCGGAGTTCGACGCGATCGTCAACTGGGTCGGCTTCACCCCCGACGACGTGCGCGCGCATCCGCGGCTGTTCACCGACCGGACCGGGCAGTACGTCTTCATCAGCACCTGCTCGGTCTTCGGCCGGCCGGTGCCGCAGCTACCGATCACCGAGTCCAGTCCGCGCCGCCAGCCGGTCTTCGGCTACGCACGGGACAAGATCGCGTGCGAGCTGCTGCTGGAGGAGGAGTACCGCGCGAGCGGCTTCCCGCTGACGATCGTGCGCCCCTTCCACACCTACGACCGTACGGTGGTGCCGGTGCTCGCCGGGTGGACGGCGGTCGAGCGGATGCGGGCCGGGCGGCCGGTGGTGGTGCACGGCGACGGCACGTCGCTGTGGTCGCTCACCCACTCCGCGGACTTCGCCCGCGCCTTCGTGCCGTTGCTCGGCCTGGACCACGCGATCGGCGAGAGCGTCAACGTGGTCAGTGGCGACATCCTCACCTGGGACCAGATCCACCTGGCCCTGGCCGCGGCCGCCGGGGTGCGCGCGCCGGTGCTGCGGCACCGCTCCAGCGAGTCGATCGCCGTGCACGTGCCGGGCTGGGGCGAGGTGCTGGAGCACGACTTCCGGCACTCGATGCTCTTCGACACCTCCAAACTGCGGTCGCTGGTCCCGGGGTTCGCGCCGCGCGTGTCCTTCGCGCAGGGCGCCCGCGAGGTGCTGGCGCACTACGACGCCCATCCGGAGCTGAAGTCGGTCGACGCCGCGCTGTCCCGGGCCTTCGACGCCCTGCTGGAGGACTGA